A genomic window from Peromyscus maniculatus bairdii isolate BWxNUB_F1_BW_parent chromosome 1, HU_Pman_BW_mat_3.1, whole genome shotgun sequence includes:
- the LOC102905673 gene encoding pregnancy-specific glycoprotein 22-like yields the protein MEVSSLIPCKGYTPWQGLLLTASLFTCWHLSTTAQVTIESVPPQVVEGENVLLRANNLPENLLAFSWYKEVRNVNLRIALFALNKNQIVMGPQHSDRETVYSNGSLWLKNVTKKDTGFYTLQTVNRAGKIVSTTTMYFHVYTSLYTCGHPPPSAQPTIESVPPSVAEGGSVLLLVNNLPENLQALYWYKGVIAHKKFEVARHLRQIDSSLQGPAHSGREALFSNGSLLLYNVICKDTGFYTLRTLTTDLKAEVAHVQLQVNTSVSTCSNSPTFTQVTIESVPQYVAEGKSVLFLVHNLPEDLQEFYWYKSVYRTDIFKIAEYNKAIDSTIWGLAHSQREMVYTNGSLLIEGITEKDAGLYMLETLNKDYKIEKAFVQLHVKKPVSQPLLRVIDTTVTVQSSVIFSCFSADPGISIRWIFNNQNLQLTERMTLSPKNCQLTIDPVRREDAGEYKCEVSNQVSSMTSLPVSLLVKNE from the exons atggaggtgtCATCTCTGATTCCATGCAAGGGCTACACCCCCTGGCAGGGGCTTCTTCTCACAG CCTCCCTTTTCACCTGCTGGCATCTGTCCACCACTGCCCAAGTCACCATTGAATCAGTGCCGCCCCAAGTGGTTGAAGGAGAAAACGTCCTTCTACGTGCCAACAATCTGCCAGAGAATCTTCTAGCTTTCTCCTGGTACAAGGAGGTGAGGAATGTGAACCTCAGAATTGCACTATTTGCACTGAACAAGAATCAAATTGTGATGGGGCCTCAACACAGTGACAGAGAAACAGTGTACAGCAATGGATCCCTGTGGCTGAAAAATGTCACCAAGAAGGACACAGGATTCTATACCCTACAAACAGTGAATAGAGCTGGAAAAATTGTATCTACAACAACCATGTACTTCCATGTGTACA CTTCCCTTTACACCTGTGGGCACCCTCCCCCCTCTGCCCAGCCCACTATTGAATCAGTGCCACCCAGTGTTGCTGAAGGGGGAAGTGTTCTTCTACTTGTTAACAATCTCCCAGAGAATCTTCAAGCTCTTTACTGGTACAAAGGGGTGATTGCACACAAGAAGTTTGAGGTTGCCCGACACCTAAGACAAATAGATTCAAGTTTGCAGGGGCCTGCGCACAGTGGTAGAGAAGCATTGTTCAGCAATGGATCTCTCCTGCTCTACAATGTCATCTGTAAGGACACTGGATTCTACACCCTACGAACTCTGACTACAGATCTAAAAGCTGAAGTAGCCCATGTGCAACTCCAGGTGAACA CCTCCGTTTCCACATGCTCTAACTCTCCAACCTTCACACAAGTCACAATTGAATCAGTGCCTCAGTATGTTGCTGAAGGGAAAAGCGTTCTTTTCCTAGTTCATAATCTGCCAGAAGATCTTCAAGAATTTTACTGGTACAAATCAGTGTATAGGACAGACATCTTTAAAATTGCAGAATACAACAAAGCCATCGATTCCACCATCTGGGGGCTTGCACACAGCCAAAGAGAAATGGTATACACCAATGGATCCCTGCTGATCGAGGGCATCACTGAAAAAGATGCAGGATTATACATGCTAGAAACTTTGAACAAAGATTACAAAATTGAAAAAGCATTTGTGCAACTCCATGTGAAGA AGCCTGTGTCACAGCCCTTATTGCGAGTCATTGACACCACAGTCACAGTACAGAGCTCTGTGATCTTCTCTTGCTTCTCAGCTGACCCTGGAATCTCCATCCGTTGGATCTTCAATAACCAGAATCTGCAACTCACAGAGAGGATGACTCTGTCCCCCAAAAACTGCCAACTCACCATCGATCCTGTCAGGAGAGAGGATGCTGGAGAGTATAAGTGTGAGGTCTCCAACCAAGTCAGTTCAATGACCAGTCTCCCAGTCAGCCTGCTTGTGAAGAATGAGTGA